A single genomic interval of Helianthus annuus cultivar XRQ/B chromosome 13, HanXRQr2.0-SUNRISE, whole genome shotgun sequence harbors:
- the LOC110899137 gene encoding uncharacterized protein LOC110899137 translates to MGSITVTKDQLLHFSHEHPLSLVHLQQPNHKNESSEDEDEEKEDFVEELCHGGRCGLCKEQIWSFHLCYYYCKSCHYSLHTFCAQLPKTKQNCPSDPGHTLTCHYYYFRDYLDVETGDDYEHDYECFVCKLECRNAGFYYCHDCGYCIDVICDTMSEQKIKHPSHPHQLERMFGHIASVCVACGNKHEGVFFQCTTCSTFRIHLDCALLPTKLLIQTSTNGTFNHSHPLTLTYFFPLDELRAKYYPVCRVCNQRFHFSLWNYRCDKCLYYVHVDCATSKTEPFMSIFLPAGLGKTFKNYKEDEHVNLLRCPFQDEGDNLLRRYMSNQKEVIGKQRDGEILNYSGHQHPLILFDKQTSVGRKMVSLHDPTKKVQLLCDGCVRPIMTVPFYTCCQYADEQCCFVLHEWCANLPSQIQDYAGHPEHTLVLFQKIPSKFFGVFDCEVCGLKSNGFAYGCATCNYYVDINCAFIPEEITHDAHPDHLLLKAKPSEILNYCKACNNQIYMEFSFKCTSCDFWIHVTCALLLPRVIKHKCDRHPLSLRYEPAENHIANYFCEICEDKLNPWRWFYHCTTCAQSMHTACMPLILQYEQAGYCYDFGGVYEFLNIKFGGTLEIKDHPHRLSFVQGVESDGDCSNSNCGEYFNELESGLIFKCLECEFALHYECVSSFAC, encoded by the exons TTACTAAGGACCAACTTCTTCACTTTAGCCATGAGCACCCGCTCAGCCTTGTGCATCTGCAGCAGCCGAATCACAAAAATGAAAgttctgaagatgaagatgaagagaaAGAAGATTTTGTTGAGGAACTCTGTCATGGTGGCCGATGCGGCCTATGTAAAGAACAAATCTGGTCATTTCATTTGTGTTACTACTACTGCAAGTCTTGTCACTACTCATTGCACACATTTTGCGCACAACTACCTAAGACCAAACAAAATTGCCCATCAGATCCCGGTCACACTCTTACAtgtcattattattattttcgtGATTATCTTGATGTTGAAACTGGTGATGATTATGAACATGATTATGAGTGCTTTGTTTGCAAACTTGAGTGTCGCAATGCCGGTTTTTATTATTGTCACGACTGTGGCTACTGCATTGATGTAATTTGTGATACGATGTCGGAGCAGAAGATAAAGCACCCTAGTCACCCTCACCAACTGGAACGAATGTTCGGGCACATAGCATCAGTTTGTGTAGCTTGTGGTAATAAACATGAAGGGGTCTTCTTTCAGTGTACTACTTGTTCTACATTTCGGATCCACCTTGACTGTGCTTTGCTGCCCACTAAGTTACTAATACAAACTAGTACTAATGGGACTTTCAATCATTCACATCCACTTACCCTCACCTATTTCTTTCCATTGGACGAATTGAGAGCTAAGTATTATCCTGTTTGTAGAGTTTGTAATCAGAGGTTCCATTTTAGTTTATGGAATTACAGATGCGATAAATGCCTCTATTACGTGCATGTTGATTGTGCAACTTCAAAGACAGAGCCATTTATGTCCATCTTCCTACCTGCAG GCCTTGGCAAAACCTTTAAAAATTATAAAGAAGATGAACATGTGAATCTGCTACGGTGTCCATTTCAAGATGAAGGTGACAACCTTTTGAGGCGCTATATGTCTAATCAAAAGGAGGTTATTGGTAAACAACGCGATGGTGAAATTCTCAACTATTCCGGTCATCAACACCCACTCATCCTTTTCGACAAACAAACATCAGTTGGTAGAAAAATGGTTTCTCTACACGACCCCACGAAGAAAGTTCAACTATTGTGTGATGGATGTGTGAGACCGATCATGACAGTTCCTTTTTACACATGTTGTCAATATGCTGACGAACAATGCTGTTTTGTTCTTCATGAATGGTGCGCCAACCTACCCTCTCAAATACAAGACTACGCGGGGCATCCTGAGCATACTCTCGTTCTCTTTCAAAAAATCCCTAGTAAGTTCTTTGGTGTGTTCGACTGTGAAGTTTGCGGGTTAAAATCCAATGGTTTTGCGTATGGATGCGCAACATGCAATTATTATGTTGATATCAATTGTGCATTCATACCGGAAGAAATCACACATGACGCTCATCCTGATCATCTCCTATTGAAAGCAAAACCTTCCGAAATCTTGAATTATTGCAAAGCATGTAACAATCAGATCTACATGGAGTTCAGTTTCAAATGTACCTCTTGTGATTTCTGGATTCATGTAACGTGTGCCTTGTTATTGCCTAGAGTGATTAAGCACAAGTGCGACAGACATCCTTTGAGCCTAAGATACGAACCTGCCGAGAACCATATTGCCAACTACTTTTGTGAAATATGTGAGGATAAATTAAACCCGTGGAGGTGGTTCTATCATTGCACCACATGTGCCCAGTCTATGCACACTGCTTGTATGCCATTAATACTTCAATACGAGCAAGCTGGATATTGTTATGATTTTGGAGGCGTCTATGagtttctcaacatcaaatttgGAGGAACGCTTGAGATCAAAGATCACCCACACCGTTTGAGCTTTGTTCAAGGAGTTGAGAGCGATGGCGATTGCAGCAATAGCAATTGCGGTGAGTATTTTAATGAATTGGAGTCTGGATTGATCTTCAAGTGCCTGGAGTGTGAGTTTGCATTACATTATGAGTGTGTTTCTTCATTTGCATGTTAA